Proteins encoded within one genomic window of Terriglobales bacterium:
- a CDS encoding ATPase, T2SS/T4P/T4SS family yields MATFPASPSAAPATGAAAKPVTETGTLHFLQRIKLFSGLSVAECQEVVKRMKRRDYPPNTVIVREGAPGSSMFFVTSGLVEVRKKDPNTNIDFLLTELGPGTNFGEMSLLTGKPRSATVSATQATTCAVLEQKDFQDLFLLYPKMGLALTAVLAERVEAASQQVGIEYMNLAKMNFDARVLGLLPHTMMLQHRVIPVAFANNRLTLAMVNPNNIIALDDIRRIIKGVMIEPVVTTEEDFKKFMGTTYAQLMHKEEPAAAGPGKTTTGTLDMTGKTSAEMIDLLQSDIIRDLQMADEGGPTGAETKQELMSASEDAPIIRLANSILGLAIKKGASDIHVEPMETEVIVRFRIDGVLNVVQNLPKKVQLGLTSRLKIVSKLDISEKRLPQDGRISVNMEGRPIDFRVSTIPSKWGEKVCMRILDKSNTTLGLDKLIAHQATLELVRELISQPYGIMYVTGPTGSGKTTTLYSALAELNEPGVNISTAEDPIEYDLGGVNQVQAHKEIGLDFARILRAFLRQDPDIILVGETRDKETAHIAVEAALTGHLVFTTLHTNNAAGSFTRLGEMGVEPFLVSSSTIGVMAQRLARRLCQKCKEPIKADDTTCEFMGMEKGATIYKGV; encoded by the coding sequence ATGGCCACATTCCCGGCGAGTCCTTCTGCCGCGCCCGCTACCGGGGCGGCGGCCAAACCCGTCACTGAGACCGGAACGCTGCATTTCTTGCAGCGCATCAAGCTGTTCAGCGGCCTCTCGGTGGCCGAGTGCCAGGAAGTCGTCAAGCGCATGAAGCGCCGCGACTACCCGCCCAACACCGTCATCGTGCGCGAGGGCGCCCCCGGCAGCTCCATGTTCTTCGTCACCTCCGGCCTGGTCGAGGTCCGCAAGAAGGACCCCAACACCAATATCGACTTCCTGCTCACCGAGCTGGGGCCGGGAACCAACTTCGGCGAAATGTCGCTGCTCACCGGTAAGCCGCGCAGCGCCACCGTCTCCGCTACCCAGGCCACCACCTGCGCCGTGCTCGAGCAGAAGGACTTCCAGGACCTCTTCCTGCTCTACCCGAAGATGGGTCTGGCGCTCACCGCGGTGCTGGCCGAGCGCGTCGAGGCCGCCTCGCAGCAGGTGGGCATCGAGTACATGAACCTGGCCAAGATGAACTTTGACGCCCGGGTACTCGGCCTTCTGCCCCACACCATGATGCTGCAGCACCGCGTCATCCCCGTGGCCTTCGCCAACAACCGACTGACCCTGGCCATGGTGAATCCCAACAACATCATCGCCCTCGACGACATTCGCCGCATCATCAAGGGGGTGATGATCGAGCCCGTGGTCACGACCGAGGAAGACTTCAAGAAGTTCATGGGCACCACCTACGCGCAGCTCATGCATAAGGAAGAGCCTGCTGCCGCCGGGCCCGGCAAGACCACCACCGGCACGCTCGATATGACCGGCAAGACGTCGGCGGAGATGATCGACCTCTTGCAATCGGACATCATCCGCGACCTGCAGATGGCCGACGAAGGCGGTCCCACCGGCGCCGAGACCAAGCAGGAGCTGATGTCGGCCTCCGAGGATGCGCCCATCATCCGCCTGGCCAACTCCATCCTGGGCCTGGCCATCAAGAAGGGCGCCAGCGACATCCACGTCGAGCCCATGGAAACCGAAGTCATCGTCCGCTTCCGCATTGACGGCGTGCTCAACGTGGTGCAGAACCTGCCCAAGAAGGTGCAGCTCGGCCTGACCTCGCGCCTCAAAATCGTCTCCAAGCTGGACATCTCCGAAAAGCGCCTGCCGCAGGACGGCCGCATCAGCGTGAACATGGAAGGCCGCCCCATCGACTTCCGCGTCTCCACCATTCCTTCCAAGTGGGGCGAGAAAGTCTGCATGCGTATCCTGGACAAGTCGAACACCACCCTGGGCCTCGATAAGCTCATCGCCCACCAGGCCACGCTGGAGCTGGTGCGCGAGCTGATCTCGCAGCCCTACGGCATCATGTACGTCACCGGGCCCACCGGCTCCGGCAAGACCACTACGCTGTACTCCGCGCTCGCGGAACTAAACGAGCCCGGCGTTAACATCTCCACCGCCGAAGACCCCATCGAGTACGACCTGGGCGGCGTCAACCAGGTGCAGGCGCACAAGGAGATCGGCCTGGACTTCGCGCGCATCCTGCGCGCCTTCCTGCGCCAGGACCCGGACATCATCCTGGTCGGCGAGACGCGCGACAAGGAAACCGCGCACATCGCCGTCGAAGCCGCGCTCACCGGCCACCTGGTCTTCACCACGCTGCATACCAATAACGCCGCCGGCTCGTTCACCCGCCTGGGCGAGATGGGCGTCGAGCCCTTCCTGGTGTCGTCCTCCACTATCGGCGTGATGGCCCAGCGCCTGGCCCGCCGCCTGTGCCAGAAATGCAAGGAGCCCATCAAGGCTGACGACACCACCTGCGAATTCATGGGCATGGAGAAAGGCGCGACCATCTACAAGGGCGTGG